The Panicum virgatum strain AP13 chromosome 3N, P.virgatum_v5, whole genome shotgun sequence genome includes the window TGCTTCTCAGCTTGAATATGAATCAGAGCCATCTTTGTTGTGGATATATAGTCGCCCTTCTGTCAAGGATACTGGACTTGCATCACCCTGTAAATAATTTGATgccaatatttttgtttgagAACTTGTTCAAATTTTCTAAATACCGCTCTTTATAAGTCATAACTCATAACAAATCTTTTTGTGACAACTATGTAACATTTTGCTTTTATTTAGCTCTTTGTCTTCATATGGAGCATATGTTCGTCCAATGCCATATCCGAATGAGGTCGGTTTACGAATGGTTATAGGTGGTGCTGCACGGGAAGCAGCTCTTCTGGGATTTCACATAAGACCAGTATTCTCGTATTTTGCATATCATGGTCCTATTTATCGAGTGATGGTACAATTATGCAACGGAAAAGATAATGACACCAGGTAACTCATTGTGCTTTTCTTTCCAACAACCATAGAACTAATTAGTACATATTATGAAATGTTAAGTTCTGATGCCCTTTCTGTTTTGGCAGTAATTATGGCTTCATTAGTCATTGCAAGAGTTGTGGCCAGTCTCAGACTTTTGGATTTGATGAGCTGGGGCAGATTTCTTGTGGTTGTACAGACAGAGCAGTAGGTACAATAAATCATTGTCATGGTATTAAATTATTGTTTAATTACTACTCTTTGCTTTCAGGTTTTTTTTCCCTTTATCAGGATTGAACAAACTTTGGATATGTGCGATCTAAGAAATTGTATCACTTTTTAGCTaatcctgattttttttttggtaatgAATAAGTTTTACATAATCTAAGTTGAAAATTGTATGCCTATGCCATGCAAGAAACTATATCACTTCTTAGCTAATCCTGATTGAGTACTTGGCAAAGGAATTATGCTAGTATATAACAGTCCCTTTTTGCAGGATGATGATTTGATCGCTGTTGTAGGCCCACTTTGGACAGGTCCCCTCCATGATGCCTCTTTCCTTACTGAAATGCTAAGCTTGGCTGACGAATGGGGATGGGCATACACAAGTGAGAATGGTGTCACTTTGGAAAAACTTCTTAGCACGATGATTGAGGAGAGTGACCCACGGTTGCCTCCAGGATATATAAGACTTGATGAGGTATGTCTTGCAGTGCTATGTGGAATTATTGACTTCCTAGAAGTCTTCCACAAAAAGGTATGAGTAAATTTTACAAACCTACCAATATCCTGGGCTAATATTGACAAACCTACCAGTATTTTCGATTGTCTTCTTGCAAAACTACAACTTTGTGACTTTCCCTTTTTACGACTAATTGAACCCACATGTCAGTCACAGATCATCAAATTTGTCATATGGGCTCGACTGATCATGAACATGACACATGTGAGCCTAGCTAACCATGAAAAGGGAATGATCACACAGTTTtagttttgtgagaatttaGCCCAAAATAGTGGTGATTTTGTGAAATGGGCACAAaattttgtgattttgtgaaTTTAGCTCAATTGGCAGATTTGTGAAATTTCCACCCAAAGCTAACTTTTCAATTAAATCCAGATTTCGAGGCGAGCAAAAATTAACTCTCCACCACTCGGTACCCTCATCAATTCTCTACGGAAGGTATATCACTGTCACATGCTTATGTGTTAATGTTTGCTCACGTTTTAATCGATCACAAGGATTAGTTTGAGGGAACAAGCACAACAATCACTAGGATTAGGCACAATGGCATAACCACACTTTTTTTCTGTCCATAATATATCACAGATTAAGTTATGATGTTAATAATATGAGCTAAGTTCGAGAATATGGTTATGCATTTTTTAAATGTCAATTAGAAATCTAATCATATTTCAATATGTGTGAGCAGGAAGGTTTTTCAGCTTGTCGATCTCATATAGGTACAAATGTAATCAAGACCAACTGTCCAATTTCTTCTTGCATCGATGTGGCACGGGAGATCCGAAACTTGCGATGAATGCCAACTGCATTCTTTGTGATTCACCAAGTAGAGTTATTTTGCCCGTTGGTGGCACAAAGGGAGTAATTGGAAGGCAGAATTTTTGCTCACAAGGGTGCCTGTCGTCGCGAGCTACACACATTTCGCATTAGGGTGCCTGTTGTTTGCATGTTTGTGATAGGCATCTGTAGTTCACCTGTTTGTATACAGGCAACTGttattccttttctttttaattcTTTGGCAGCTGATGTAGAACCTTGTTAGAATGATTAGAAAGATGCATGTTAGCGGAAACTGCAATATGAGGATGTAAAAATGTATTCCCTCCGATGGCGTGAACTCATCTTGCCCTAAATACCATATGTTCAAGAACAAAGTAGATTTTTTTATGACGTGATTTTGTGGGGGCTTCGGCTGCGAACAGATGGTTGCTGCAGCTCATCCGTCGCCTTGCAAAAATACGAGAAATTTTTTTGTAGGACACTAACCAAATGTGGTTGGATCTTACTAAATTTCTAATTCCATTAATGTTTTTAGCATATTCAACGATTCAAAATAACATATCGTTATCTTATTCTAAACTTGATGTTCTTCTCACatctcaatttttttcttaGAAAATAAGCAAATCAATTACTCTCGTGCTTAAGATAACGTAAAATTAACAAATCATGACTAGAGGCAAAAGTAAACTCGTTCTGAATGTCGTTATAGTTAAAGGTCAAGTTGGAACGGTAGTTTCAGGTAGATATGATGCCCGTGACCAAGTTGTGGCTCCTACAAAGTGCAAAGCGCAAACAATGGAAAGGCATGGTAACTCAAGCAAACCTCGAAGCTCATATCAGAATTCTTTGGCAGTATTACTGGACACAAAGGAAGGACTCTCTGGGCAAGTATGTATGGTGCCAGCCACAGAAGAGCGTAGCAGACCAGAGCCGAGCCGAGCACGCAAGCAGGACACACAAATTCAACAGCTATTGCATCAGTATATTTTAACGAAATGTACAAGGTCCAGTAGCTAGACAGGTCCATTTTTATTTCACATGAGTCAAAACAGCTTGATAGCCAACGCAGATGAGTATCCCCTCAAGACAAATCAGGCAAGCACATTGTCGTACACCTCTCCGGCATATTTCCAGTTCACCACCTTCCAGATGTTGTTCAGGTAATCAGGCCTAACATTCTTGTACTGCAACCAAGAAAGCATTGGAGATCACTTGGCACAACAAAAAAGGCATCAAGATTCACTTGCAAGAAAGCTGACACTGCTAGTGGGAGATAGAATCACAGCTCTACCAGAATGCAAACAAAAGGGCAATTTCCATTACTTATTAAAGCAGAGGCTATGGCTTTTCAAAaaatggaaagaaaaaaaaatgaagagtgtgttgttgcttttcagctaAAACTGGGATAGGCAATCTTTTATAATACTTTGGCACATACCCATGAACTATAAATGAGATGATTCTTAAGCTGCTCATATTTAGGATTACCGGACAAATAGGATGGCAAGATGTAATGTAGAGTAATAGAATTGGTGTATAATggattgtattgcattgaggcctcggccggtatatataagagtacaaaACTTGGGGGGTAAGGCTCCCCGGGATACATATGGCAGTTTACGATACGtatatctacaactaccaaTTATACTCTAATACTCTCCCGCAGTCACTGCGGAAgcaccgcagacggtgagactggagaAGAAGCCGAAAGCAGGAGCCAACGaactaacatccccccgcagtcataACGTCGGTGTGATGCGGATGCTGCGACTAGAGAGAAAACCAGCGAGTAACTCATGCGGatggtagccctttgtgccgatgtcAAGGTAGCCGAGCTGGAGGGCGAGGAGCCATGGTCGAAGATGCCGTGCGTAGAGTAGCCGAGGTCAACGTAGAGCTGTTGAGGTTGCCGAAGACGAGGTAGCCGCACATGAAGCCGCGGGCGCatgaggaggcgccatggtggtggcgtaaTGGAGAAGATGCCGGAGACGAAGATGGCGACGCATCGAGGCAGTCGTAGAGAGAGCGATGCCGAAGTCGATGCAGTCAGGCCATTGGGCGACATATGCCCGGGTTTGCCAGGCTCGGAAATGCGCCGGGGACGATGGGCACGCGCCGGGGACGATGGGCACGCACCGGTGTTGCTAATACCGGACGTGCAAGGGAGGATACACAACCAAACGCCGTCGCCGGggggaccagcagagaaggcctccatggCGGTCGTAGGCACAGAAGAAGGCGAGGTAGAAGGTGCCAAcgcctgctgttgctggagtagacgaagtagtcggggaCGAGATGGCGACGCTGGCAACGTGGTTGTGCTAGACAAAGCAAGGAGGGGAACCCAGATTTTCAGCACAAGGCCGAATGATCCGgatgacgcggcggcggcgctcgaaagAGACGGCGAAGAACTCGtacagcttgacgaagaccatgcgcGCAGCGACGAGTCGACGAAGAGGTCGGGGAcgtggtcggcggcggtgaagaAGCAACGGCGGAGAAGACCACGGGGTGACACCACTGCTACCCGAAGAGGCGATGCAGTGGTAGCCCTCCGTGCTCGGTGAAGGGCGCACTCGACGAGGACGGACGTCACGGGAGCCGGATGGATCACGCACATCGGCTGATCAGACCGAGTAGCTTGAGGTGAGACGACGGTGGGCGAAGTCGGTGAAGGCAACGACGAGCCGGCGAGGGTCGACGTGCGAACGAAGCGGCGAGGAGGACGGTGCAGATGGGCGTCCCCTACGGCACCGTCCATGTCACCATGTCGCATgtcgaagatgaagaagagaCCGGTGAAGTCGACGCCGATGTCGAAGTAGAGGCGCGAGGTCGACGGGCGGTGGGCGACTCAATCTCGATCAGTGATCGAGTAAAAAATCAAAGAAACTAACCAAAAATAAAGATACAGCAGCAACATCTCGTGGGGAAGTCCTTGGGTGCACGTAGCACACCCCTCCGTCCTAACTCCCTCGTCACTTCTCTTGCACGCACAGCACAGGCAAGATGCCCGCACGCACATGACTAGagaagagagaagggagagaaAAACAGAGAGAGGCGGGTGTGGGCGTCAGAGTCCGGTCGaagaggtcggcggcggcccggagaAGAGGTCGCCGGGACAGCTCGGTCAAGCGCATCCGCGCCAGACTGGGCGGCCCGTGGCCAGGCGCAacgccccccccccacccccaacgGGGAAGAGGGCAGCGGCGACCTGGAGAAGAGGTCGCCGAGGCAGCCGGCGGAGGGGTGGAGACGTCAGGACGGGGCGGAGCGGATCCCGCCGGGAAGGTGGTGCGACGGCGGCAGATCCCGCTGGGCAGTGCGCGGCGGTTCCcgttggccggcggcgtcgtGCGAAAAAGTCCGCCGGGGTTGGAGACGCGGTGCGTCAAATCCCCGCGGCAGCAGATCCCGGCGAGGATGACCCGCAACAGCAGATCCCGGGGAGGATGACGCCCGATGCGCCCATGAAGAAGCAGGGGCGCGGGGAGGCCACAGATGACGCATCCAAGGTGAGTTCCATCATGATCTGTTGTTGcctgacgacgacggcggcagaTCAGATTGATCTACCGCGACACCTAGAAGACCGACAGATCGAAGATCTGCCGTGGAGGGGTTGGAGGGCGCGCCCCCCGGTGATCGACATCTCcccagggaggaggggcgctagCAGATCGTCACGAGGGCGCGCTGGATGCGCGTCGTGATGGTCAGGAGCACCGGCAGCGGGGAAggaggggcgtcggcggcgcgagCAGCGGAAAACTAGGGTTTGAGGCCTAGGGTTAGAACCcaaactcgtgataccatgtagagtaATAGGATTGGTGTATAATGGATTGTATTGCATTGAagcctcggccggtatatataagagtacaatACTTGGGGGGCAAAGCTCCCCGAGATACATATGGCAGTTTACAATACGtatatctacaactaccaaTTATACTCTAATACtcccccgcagtcacagcgggagcacCGCAAACGGTGAGACTGGAGAAGCCAAAAGCAGGAGCCAACGaactaacatccccccgcaatCATAACGTCGGTGTGGTGCGGATGCTACGACTGGAGAGAAAACCGGCGAGTAACTCATGCGGatggtagccctttgtgccAATGTCGAGGTAGCCGAGCTGGAGGGCGAGGAGCCATGGTCGAAGATGCCGTGCGTAGAGTAGCCAAGGTCGACGTAGAGCTGTTGAGGTTGCCGAAGACGAGGTAGCCGCACATGAAGCTGCGGATACGtatatctacaactaccaaTTATACTCTAATAGTAATATCTATTATTTATGCAAACACCAACGTGGATGATAACTGATCTTTCTAAGACATGTTTGATGCACTAACCATATTAGGGGTTACTAAACCAATAAGATGGCAAGGTACAAGAACTATCTTCGACAAAAACACCAATGTGGGCAGGTTGCTACTAAGTAATCCAAGCACAACAATTTTATGACTCAAATCTATGATGTGAATTCATCCTCAGTATATGAAGCAAATTAGTTGTACTGCTAGCAATATGAATTCATCATGTCTCCATATATGGCTCAAGCAACAGTGTCAATTCATCCTCTCAATAACTGTTAGCGACAAACGTTCGGACCATCAACAACAGAATTAATAGGGTGGTCAAAATGGTTCACGCTCATCACAATTTTTTGGTAGCTGGTTTGCCACCAGTATCACGTAAACTGTTTTGAACAGGGGTAGAATTAATCAACAAAAAGTTGAACCCtggactcaaaaaaaaaaaagagattaaCTGGAGGTAGTATGCATGCTCCCAGACATCAATCCCCAACAAAGGAACCAAGCTTGCTCCTTTAGTCACCAGAGGGTCCTGTAAGATGCACAGGTCAGTTGTGCATATCAAACCATTCCTTTGTGCTATCTACAAAGGTCATGTGTGAAGTAAAACCTAAGGTAGATAGAACACATTCATTTGCTAAAGATAGGATGACACCTAAAGTTCCTTCAGGGTTTACGATTTCACTTAGTTCAACTCAGCACAATAACATATGAATAACACTCTTGGCATGTTCTTCGAAACTTGATAGCAAAAATATTCAGTACTTGCTGCAACAATATCCTCTTATGGAGTAACTGCTCTATATTACAGCAACGCTAGTATATACAGTCGGCATATCCTCTTACACATGGACCTGCAGTGCATAAGGTCTTTTGACAGACCTGGCAGCAATGGCCACAAGATAACTGCTCTAACAGAAGAGTGGCAAAAGAGTGAAATGGGATTTTTCAGTGGCAATTGAGAGTGTTGGGTTAAAATCAGTGGCAAAAGGTCCAGCATTTGAGGAACACGAGGGAAATTCATGGATAAGATACAAAAACTTACACATGATAGAATATAAAAAAATACCAGTGGTAGGATATGAAAGATTATAGAGACGATATGAAAAAACAGCTATTTAGCTAACCATCCATATTTCAAGCTAATGATCACTTTCCCAACAACAATAACAGATAGAAAATGCACGTGTATGCCTTGATTGCCTATGGGACACATAGGCACTAAGCACAAGCCAGCAACACAACTAGCTTCTAGGCTTTTCAGAAAACTGGGTTTCAATGTAAAAAATTTATGACTGAGAACATGACATTGTTGCTCCATGTCAAATAAACAATAAATAGATGCGGATAATATCTTCACCTGATTAGCAGTAGTTTCAACTGATAGCTTTTTTGCCTCTTTATCCAAAGCAAGCCACTGCACAAGTAATAAGTGATTTACAGTTCAAAAAAAGTAATAAGTGATTTgtcaaaaaaacaaaacaaatctTCTGAGACTGTATCAGGGCATCAAGTATTCTGGATAAAACAAAGCAAATGTACATACCACCCATCCAGATCCTTGTAAAGCAGCACCTTCTGCATTCATCTTCTTTACAAGTGCTTCAAATGAACCAAAATCCTCATCAATGGCCCAGCCAAGTTTTCCATGTGGTGGCTCCCCACCACCTTCCTGTTAAACATCAAATTTCCTCACAATTTCCATGAAACAACCccaaacaaagaaaaaagaaacacatGTTCTTCCCTTGGGGGAACAATAAATCTATTAACAAGATACTTACGCTAATAGGCTTGAGGTTCTTCCAAAAGATTGAATGGTTCACATGGCCTGCAAGATGATAATTATCTTAGTGAAAATTCTAGACCAAAGGAACAATCCGTTAAGAATCTGAATACGATGAACTTTTACCAGAAGGTTACATGTGAATACAATCAAGAGGTTAACATGCCATGCTCATGAACAAGTTAAATAGGCCAATAAGCTTCTTCGCGATGAATAGCAACAAGTCATTAATATAGCAGAACAAGATGTGCTTAAATTAATTTAACTAATAAGCAAGGTTAATAAGCGGCAGTTTACCAAACAAAACGAACAAGTTTCGCTTATTCACAAAAGAAGTACAATATAGCCTATAGTCCCAAGCAAATTAGTGTATGCTCGAGTAGAAAAGGAATCAAGTGTAATTCATAATGTAGAAGTGGCAGGAGATGCCATGATTCCCATGAAACCAGTATATAGGTCTGAACATCCACAAATATGCCTCAAAATGTTTCAGTAGACAACGAAATCACACCAATTCCTGCACATCGGCAAGAACCTAACCAATTTTCTAATCAACCACAAGATGGCAGTAGTAGTAGCTAATATACGATTAGCAAAGTAAAGAATGGCAATAAAAACAACACCAACATTATTATAGAGTCATAAGCAAACTACTGGTACCACGAAACAAATCTAGAAATTTCGCCTTGAACAGTAGCACTAATATAGAAATCACTCCAGAAAGTATCCAAATTGGAGCCCATCAGGCAAATCCATGGTGCCTCTAAATCAGCATTCTCCTGGTCAATGACAAACCCCACCCACCGAAAACCTCAGAAACGGTATCCTACAATCCGCTACCCGTTTAAGAAATTCCGAATCCCTATCCGAGAGGTCATCATACACCTCCCGCACTCGGATCACTCGAGATCGGCAACAGCAGCGCAttaaacaccccccccccccctccaacCCCTAAAATCCGCCCCGCCCGCATCATCCCCACCCCCAAAATAAAATAAGCCCCGCACCCTAAAGAGAGATAGAGAAGCAGGGGGATCGATGAGGGGAGAGCAGCGGGGGGCCTCGCTCACTCACCGCCGCCGTTGAACTTGATGGCGCCCTGGAGCTGGACGACGGCGGAGGCGTCGCCCTTGGCGATGGCGGCGTCGAGCTGCTCGAGCGCCTTGTTGTAGTTGGCGACGTAGGTGGCGTGGTGCTTCTGGTGGTGCAGGCGCATGATCTCACCGGAGATGGCCGGCTCAAGAGCGCCGAAGTCGTAGGAGAGGTCGGGGAGGGCTACCGTCGTTAcccccctggccgccgccgccagcggccgGGCGCCGCCGAGGGCGAGGGACAGGGTCTTCTTCGACGCCAGGGTACGGAGAGCCATGGCCGGATGGAACGGATACTCggattcctctctctctctctctctctctcgtgcgAGCCTCTGTGTGTGTCAGTGTGTGACCGCGGTGGTGTATGGGAGATGGAGAGCGGGGGCCGGGAGGTGAGCGGCGGGGCGTGGGACCGTGGGTGGTATCTGCTTGCCAGCTCTCGGCTAGACGGGTTTTCTGGAAGGTTTGGTGGAGAGATCTGCGTTGCGATTCGTGCAGACCTACGTGCGCGGCGTGCGGGCGTGACTGACCACGGCCGAGTGTACGCCCTGGTGGCTTTACAAAATCCTAAACTCGATCCGTCCCCAAATGTTAAAGTTATTCACACTTATCTCCTCTATATGTAttatttaaaagaaatatttataGCTGGTCATCGAAATTCTCATCTCTACCTAATTTCTCCGCATTCATCCATCATCTATATGTCTACTCTATATCAACTACAATCAGATGATATCCATGTATTAGATATTTTTTCACCCCTCAGCGCCCTCCCTCGATCCCTCCCTCCCCGTTCGcacttttattttctctctcccccagcctccctccctccgccggTTCACCCCTTCCTGCTCCGCCACACCGGGCGGATCTGCGCGCGGTGGGATGGacgggcggtggtggcggcgagcagcgacggtgGCCAGATCCTCCTCACTTCCTCGCCATGGCCGGAGATCTGCGTTGGCCTCCCTCTCCATGGCCTGCGGCGGCACGGCAGGCCCAGTTGGCGCAAGGTCTAGCGGCGGCGTTGCAGCtcagccaggcggcggcggcgacgagtaGCGACGGCAGCTATGCCTCCTCCCTCGGCCATTCGctcgcgacggcgacgacggcagctcgaccccctcctccctcccctggtGAGCTCCACCACAGCGTGAGGTATTCGACCCGGCTCGAGCTCCAGCCGGATCTGCGCGGGGCCTCGTCGTGGCCCTCTACCACGTGTCCTCGCCACCGCCCCCCCCCTGTCGCGctcccctcgccacgcggcCTCGCCATGCGTCCTTGCTGCACCCCATCACCAGCGGCGCCTCCCTCCTACGCACGGGGCTATGGTGGTGCAGTGTGGCGAAGCTGCGGCGGAGCAAAGTGGTGGCAGTGGCTCGGGGCGAAGCACCGGTGGTGGGGTGGAGCTACAGCTGCGTGGCTTGTCAGGTGCGCACGGCACAAGTGGAGCCAAGGTGCGGTCGGCGCGGCGATAGCGGACACCCGCTATTGCGCTTAATTTGGAGGACGCGCGTCCTTCCGCTTGGTTTGGAGGAGGCGTAGCGGACGCCGCTGCAGCATGAAAAACGCTATATGGGTCCTATAGATACCGGTACAGGATGCCAGTGCAGATAGTTAAGGTATTTTGGTATATCTTAAATTATATTGTTTTAAGTTtcatcaaatttatagaaaaaatagtAATATTTTGAATGTTAAATTAAAATAATCATATTTATtatgatatatatttttataatttacttatttgatgtgttaTTTGTTAATATTcttctctataaatttgatcaaatttatactaCTTTAActtagaataaaataaaatatcttACATTTCATGATAGAGGGAGCATTCTACATCGAGACGGCTCTTGATTTAGGGTATC containing:
- the LOC120665900 gene encoding tRNA (guanine(26)-N(2))-dimethyltransferase-like isoform X1, which encodes MAAAAISLPHSLSPPLQATRRRPAPPACSHSERGVSFDPGSAFYRSDSAAGRDLAVLAATLRRHGRLDPSAPFLCLDAMCGCGVRALRYLAQAGADFVWANDASEALRPVIVANLSRVERGSPPAEAGRRRWVVSHNDATRLLAERYLRREYFDVIDVDSFGGDAAYVRAALLALKIGGLLYLTSTDWRSARGYGSRSSLSSYGAYVRPMPYPNEVGLRMVIGGAAREAALLGFHIRPVFSYFAYHGPIYRVMVQLCNGKDNDTSNYGFISHCKSCGQSQTFGFDELGQISCGCTDRADDDLIAVVGPLWTGPLHDASFLTEMLSLADEWGWAYTSENGVTLEKLLSTMIEESDPRLPPGYIRLDEVCLAVLCGIIDFLEVFHKKISRRAKINSPPLGTLINSLRKEGFSACRSHIGTNVIKTNCPISSCIDVAREIRNLR
- the LOC120665900 gene encoding tRNA (guanine(26)-N(2))-dimethyltransferase-like isoform X2, producing MAAAAISLPHSLSPPLQATRRRPAPPACSHSERGVSFDPGSAFYRSDSAAGRDLAVLAATLRRHGRLDPSAPFLCLDAMCGCGVRALRYLAQAGADFVWANDASEALRPVIVANLSRVERGSPPAEAGRRRWVVSHNDATRLLAERYLRREYFDVIDVDSFGGDAAYVRAALLALKIGGLLYLTSTDWRSARGYGSRSSLSSYGAYVRPMPYPNEVGLRMVIGGAAREAALLGFHIRPVFSYFAYHGPIYRVMVQLCNGKDNDTSNYGFISHCKSCGQSQTFGFDELGQISCGCTDRADDDLIAVVGPLWTGPLHDASFLTEMLSLADEWGWAYTSENGVTLEKLLSTMIEESDPRLPPGYIRLDEISRRAKINSPPLGTLINSLRKEGFSACRSHIGTNVIKTNCPISSCIDVAREIRNLR
- the LOC120665901 gene encoding superoxide dismutase [Mn] 3.4, mitochondrial isoform X2 gives rise to the protein MALRTLASKKTLSLALGGARPLAAAARGVTTVALPDLSYDFGALEPAISGEIMRLHHQKHHATYVANYNKALEQLDAAIAKGDASAVVQLQGAIKFNGGGHVNHSIFWKNLKPISEGGGEPPHGKLGWAIDEDFGSFEALVKKMNAEGAALQGSGWVWLALDKEAKKLSVETTANQDPLVTKGASLVPLLGIDVWEHAYYLQYKNVRPDYLNNIWKVVNWKYAGEVYDNVLA
- the LOC120665901 gene encoding superoxide dismutase [Mn] 3.4, mitochondrial isoform X1, whose product is MALRTLASKKTLSLALGGARPLAAAARGVTTVALPDLSYDFGALEPAISGEIMRLHHQKHHATYVANYNKALEQLDAAIAKGDASAVVQLQGAIKFNGGGHVNHSIFWKNLKPISEGGGEPPHGKLGWAIDEDFGSFEALVKKMNAEGAALQGSGWVWLALDKEAKKLSVETTANQDPLVTKGASLVPLLGIDVWEHAYYLQIYVSAASCAATSSSATSTALRRPWLLYARHLRPWLLALQLGYLDIGTKGYHPHELLAGFLSSRSIRTTPTL